GCTCCGGGAGGCGCTGCGTGGTCCCGCGGGCTATGTCGGTGCGCTCGGCTCACGTCGCACCCATGCCGATCGCGTGGATCGGTTGCGCGCGGCGGGACTGACCGCATCGGAGCTGGCACGACTGCGCGCTCCCATCGGGCTCGACCTCGGTGGGCGGACTCCCGAGGAAACGGCGGTCGCCATCGCGGCGGAGATCGTGGCACTGCGAAACCACGGCAGTGCGCACCCGTTGACGCACACCAGCGGACCGATCCACGTTGCCTGAACGGGTGGCTGGCGTGGTGCTGGCGGCGGGCGAGGGCCGCAGGTTCGGCATGCCCAAGGCTCTGGTTCGCCATCACGGCTCGCTGCTGGTGGAGCGGGCCGTGTCCGTCCTGCGCGCGGCGGGGTGCGAACCGGTGCTCGTGGTGCTCGGCGCCGCGGCCGAGCGGATCACGGAAACCGCCGAGCTCGCCGGCTCGGTGCCGGTGACCAATCCGGACTGGCGCGGCGGAATGGGCTCGTCGTTGCGTACGGGACTGGCGACACTGCGCGATTCGGAGCACTATTCCGATGTGACGAGCGCTCTCATTCTTCCGGTGGACATGCCGGGAATTACCGAATTCGCTGCGCGGCGGGTGTCGGAATACGCCGCTCCGGACGCGCTCGCGGCCGCGAGTTACCGCGGCGAGCGCGGCCATCCGGTGCTGTTGGGCAGGCTGCACTGGGACGGAGTACGCGACGCCGCTCGGGGAGACCGAGGAGCGCGGGACTACCTGCGATCCCACGAAGTAGCGCTCGTGGCTTGTGAGGACGTCGCCGAGGCTTTCGATATCGACCGCCCGGAAGACCTGAACGGGGGATAACCCGTAGAGTCAATGACCACGCGTGAGTGACCGTGCCGATCCACGCCCAATGCGGCCGCCCTTCGGCCGGAACGCGCGAGTTCACGGCGATGATTGAGCATGCTGGACGCGGAGGCATCATGGCTCAAGGGCACATCACAGCCAATTACCTGCCCGACGGGGACGATTGGGTGGTGCACGTCTCTTCCGACTGGGAATCGCGCAGCGCGCGTGCGCCGGGACTGATCGCGGCAAGGGTCCAGGCGGACCAGCTGATCGAGCAGCTGGCGCCCAATTCGGCCGGACGCGTGGTCATCCACTTACTGGACGGCGACGGTTTCGCCTTCAGCATCGCCTACTTACAGGCCCGGCACGGACTGTCCGATGAGGCCACCCGCGCGGCCGCCCAGCAGGCGGCCGCCGCGGCGGCGCAGCAGCATCCCGGTGGCTATCCCGGCTGAATGGTCGGGCTCGGACCGAACGAGGCTCATCGGCGTCACCCGGCCGGTGTTCTCGGTGCACCACGGCGGCGAGCCGGGCCGGCGAAGCCCTACTACTAGGATGACGGCCCGTGAACACACCGATCGACCACGATTGGGAAGCCGAGCATCCCGTGGGTGGCAGCCGCGCCCAGGACGCGGGAGCCACCCCGGCGCGGGGCAGACCGCGTGACGCCACCCGCGACGCCGCGCTGCGCGACGCCGCCCTCGAGGTGCTGGCCGAGGTCGGCTACCGCGCGTTGACCATGGACGCGGTGGCAGCTCAGGCGCGGGCGGGCAAAGCCACCATCTACCGCCGCTGGGAGTCCAAACTCGAACTGGTCATCGACACCTGCACCCAGCTGGCGCGACGGAACATTCCGCAACCGGACAACGGCTCGATGGAAAACGATCTGCGCGAGTTCCTCAGCGCGTTCGCGGAGTTCCTCAGCGGCCCGGTCGGCAAGGGCGCGCAGGCACTCGTCGGCGAGCTGCCGCACGAGCCGGAGCTCGCCGCCGCCTTCCGGGACTCCTTCCTGCTGCCGCAGCGCGACGTGCTGCGCAGCATCATCGACCGCGGCGTGGAACGGGGTGAGACGAGCGAGCACGCCCCGGTGGACACCGTGGTGGAGCTCGCCGGGGCCGCGTTGATCCACCGGTTGATGCTGACCGGGGAACCACTGGACCAGCCCTTCGTGGAGCGACTGCTGCGCGAGGCACTGCTGCCACTGCTGCGCCGGAGTCCTTAGTCTTCCTCGCGGAACGAGCCGCCCGTTCGGGTACCGGCGCCTCGCGACGTCGAACCGCCGGTCCCCCCGTGCCCGCAAGCCGGTCGGACCGCGGCCGGCTTGCCTCGGCAGGGAGCTTCAGCGCAGCAATTTGCGCAGCACCAGAACCGCCGTCAGCGCGCCCGCACCGATCAACGCGTAGCGGATCCGGGGGTCCTCCAGTTTCTCCCGCACGGTGGCTTTGCCCACCTCGACGGCGCGAGTGGGGTTGGCCTTGGTTTCCAGCTCGTCCAGCGAAGCTGCGAGCGCCTCACGAGCCTTTTCGATGTCGCGCTGGATGGCGTCGGGATCGCGGGCCACCTGTCCTCCTCGTACTCGCCGGGGTCTCGGCATCGGGTGAGCGTACGCGCGCCCGGGGAGCGGGGCTCCCGGCTCGGGCACTCTGGCTGTGCACACCGTAGATCACACCACAGCACCAACGGGTGGTGGAGCTGCCCGTGTCGCGGAACGGTCGGACGGGACCTGCCCGTCACGTGGCGGTGTGGATCGGTATCCTGACCCGTGAGGGGCCGTAGCCCAATTGGCAGAGGCACTAGGTTTAGGTCCTAGCCAGTGCGGGTTCGAGTCCCGCCGGCCTCACTCTCGCGCGGTTCCGCTGTGCTTCTCTTCCGCCCGCGACCGGTCCGGTGACGCTTCCCGGAGCGTTCCCCGGTTTGTGGGCACTCACACAACACGTGGACACAGCTGATCTCTCCACCGAGGATTGTCCGGACAACTAAACCGGCAGTGGTCGGGGGAAGTCCGGTGCGAATCCGGCGCTGACCCGCAACGGTGAGCTCGTTCGAGCAAGCCCGAGAACCCGTCGCTGCCGATGAGAGCCCCGCGGTACGCGCCGCGGTGGGCGAAGCTCCACGACCGTCGAGGATCGCGGGAGGGAGCACCGGCACAGCCGCCAAGAGGCGGTGACCCCGTGCGCGTGGTGCCCCCGCGCGGTCCTCGACCGCGAACGAAAGGCACCTCCCGTTGTGCGACAAAGCTTCACCTCCGATGCGACCACGCGCTCTTCCCCTGTCGCGGAACCGCGAACCGGTTCCGACGGGTGCGCACCGGCGATGAACGACACGAGCACCGTCGAGCGAGCCGCTTCGGACTCGACGACACGGCCGAACGACAGTGCAGACGACAACTTCCCCGAGGATGGATCCGAACGGACGAAGTCGGAAAACCGCCCCGGACGAGCCCGGCTACCGCTGTTGTGCACGCTGTTCGGTGCCGCACTGTTGGTCTCGGTTATCTGCGGCGTGGCCCTGGGGCCGACCGGTATCCCGTTCGGCAAGACCGTCGAGCTGCTGTACCAGGCGCTGCGCGGTGGAGTCGTTCCGGCCGAGGACTCGGGGCTCTACTACATCATCTGGGACGTCCGGCTTCCCCGCGTGCTGCTCGCCGCGGTTGTCGGTGCCGGGCTGAGCACCGTCGGAGTGGCGACCCAGGCGATGGTGCGCAACGCGCTGGCGGACCCGTTCGTGCTCGGCATCTCCTCGGGCGCCTCGGTGGGCGCCAGCGCCGTCGCGCTCTACGGAATCCTGGGGGCTCTCGGACTGTACGCACTTTCCACCGCGGCGTTCCTCGGTGCGTTGGGAGCGACGGCGCTGGTGTATCTGATCGCCCGTACCGCGGACGGGCTGACCCCGCTGCGGCTGATCCTGACCGGCACTGCGATGTCCTACGGTTTCTCCGCCGTCACCACCCTGCTGATCTTCCAGTCGCCGAACGGCAACGCGGCCAAGTCCGTGATGTTCTGGCTGCTGGGCAGCCTCGGCGGTGTTACGTGGCGTTCGCTGCCCGTGGCCGCGGTGGTCGTCTGCTGTGGAATCGGCTACCTGCTGCTTTCCGGCAACCGGCTCAACGCGCTGGCGATGGGTGACGAGACGGCCACGACGCTGGGAGTCGATCCCGCGAAGTTCCGCCGCGAGCTGTTCGTACTCGCCGCGGCCGTCACCGGGGTGCTGGTCGCGGTCAGCGGCGCGGTCGGCTTCGTCGGCCTGATGTTGCCGCACCTGGTCCGGCTGCTCGTCGGCGCCGACCACCGGCGAGTACTGCCGCTGGCCCCGTTGGCGGGCGCGGTGTTCCTGGTGTGGACGGATGTGCTGGCACGAACCGTCGCCGCTCCGGAGCAGCTGCCGCTCGGTGTGATCACGGCGGCGATCGGTGTGCCCTGCTTCCTGCTGTTGCTGCGCCGCCGCGGCGCCACGTTGGGAGGCCGCTGATGGATCTGGAGCTGCGAGAGGTGGCCGTTTCCGCCGCGGGCAAGCGGATCGTCGAGGACGTGAACCTGCGGGTGCCCTCGGGTGGGCTCGTCGGCCTGGTCGGTCCCAACGGCAGCGGCAAGTCCAGCACGCTGCGCTGTGTCTACCGGACGATGCGCCCGGATCGGGGCAGCATTCGACTCGGTGGCCGGAACCTGGTCGCCATGTCGTTGCGCGAGAGTGCTCGACTGACCGCTGCGCTGCCCCAGGAGTCGCGGTCCGAATTCGACTTCACCGTCACCGAGGTCGTCGAGATGGGACGAACCCCGCACCGCGAGTCCACCCTGGAACCGAACGGTTACGGACCGATCGAAGCACTGCGCGCGGTGGACTGCCTGCACCTGGCGGAGCGAGGCGTCCTCTCACTTTCGGGCGGGGAGAAGCAGCGGGTGCTCATCGCGCGGGCACTGGTTCAGCGGCCGGAACTGCTGGTGCTGGACGAGCCCACCAATCATCTCGACATTCGCCACCAGCTGGAGGTGCTCTCGCTGGTGCGTCGGCTGGGCATCACGACACTGACGGCGCTGCACGACCTGAACCTGGCGGCTGCCTGGTGCGACCACGTCCACGTGCTGCAACGGGGACGTGTCGTGGCTGGTGGGCCTCCCGGTGAAGTACTGACCCCCGAAACCGTCGGCGCGGTTTTCGGAGTCCGGGTGCACGTGGTCGAACACCCGGAGACGAGAGTTCCGCAGCTGCTCTTCGCGCCCGCCGAAACCACTGATGCCTGAGCGATTCGACCCGACAACGATTCGAGGGGACACCAAGGATGGGCAAATACCGAACGTCGACGGTTCGGGGGACGGCGTTGCTGTTCACGAGCGCGTTGCTGCTCGGCGGCTGCGGGGCGGAAGTGGCATCGGAGTCCTCCGGGGACGTGCCGGAACGGTTCCCGGTGACGCTGACCAACTGCGAGCGGGAGCACACTTACGAAACCCCGCCGGAGAAGGTGGTCACCAACGACATCGCGATCACCGAGATCATGTTCGCGCTCGGGCTGGAGGACCGGATGGCCGGGTACTTCCTGTCCGACGGACAGCGGCGTGGCGCGGCGAGCTCCCCGTGGAAACAGCAGTTCGAGCGGGTCCCGCACCTGTCCGAGGAAATGGGAATGGAACAGATCCGCGAGGCGGACGCGGACATGGTCTTCGCCGGGTGGAACTACGGATTCGGCGAGTCGGAACGCCTCACCCCGAAACGGCTGAGGTCCGAGGGAATCGAGTCCTACGTGCTCAGCGAGTCCTGCCGGGCGGGTGAGACCGACAAGCGGGGCATCATGCCCCCGCTGGAGGCGCTCTACACCGACCTCCGCGATCTCGGCGAGCTGTTCGGCGTTACGGAACGGGCCGAGAGACTCGTCTCCGAGTACAAGAGCACCATCGAGCGGGCCAACCCCGACACGGCCGAAGGGGAGCGCCCCACGGTGTTCCTCTACGACTCGGGGCAGAGCGAGCCCTTCACCTCCGGTAACGGCGGGGCGGCCGATCAGATCATCAACAAGGCGGGCGGCAGGAACGTCTTCGCCGATCTCGACGACAGCTGGGTCTCGGTGAGCTGGGAAACCGTGCTGCGCGCCGATCCGGACGTAATCCTGATCAACGACTACGGGAACAAGAGCGTACGGGACAAGACCGACTTCCTCCGCGCCCATCCCGCGCTTTCGCAGCTGGAGGCAGTGCGGCAGGAACGGTTCATCGACCTGCCCTACGCGGCTCTGGTGGAGGGACCGCGCAACCCCTCGGCGGTGCGCGAGCTCGCCGCGTTCCTGGAGTCCGTACCGACCTCGAACGGCTGATTCGCCGCGGGTGTCGCCGATGTCGACCGAGACGTCTCGCTTCCGAGCACCGTGTCGGAACGGTCACCCCACCACGGCGGGAAACTCCCCTGCCAGAATGAGGGGGACCACGAGCTGCACGGAGGTGGCGATGATCGACGTCGGCGGCACCGAGGGCGGTGTGCGGCTGCGGCCACCGCGACACCGGGTCGCCCGCCGGGCCGTGCTCTGGTGGAGCTGCCAGGCCGTCTCCCGAGTGGCGGTGCTCCTGCTGGCACTCGGCGGAGCGGCCTGGTGGCTGCCCGCGGTCCGCGAGTGGTTGGTGCTCGCCCTGATCGTGTGCGGGGTGCTCGGGATCGGCTACGTCGCGGTGATGCCCTGGTGGCGCTACCGCGTGCACCGCTGGGAAACCACCGATTCGGCCGTGTACACCGCCGCGGGCTGGGTGAGCAGGGAATGGCGGGTGGCCCCGATGTCGCGGATCCAGACCGTGGACACCGCGCGGGGACCGCTGCAACGCGCGCTCGGGCTCTCCAGCGTCACCGTCACCACCGCTTCCGCTGCTGGACCGCTGAGCATCGACGGCCTGGAGCGGGACGTGGCCGCGGAGCTCGCGGAGCGGCTCACCAGAACCACGCAGGCCACTCCGGGTGATGCCACTTGAGTGAACCATCCGCCGAATACTCCGCTACCGAGCAGCCCAATGGCGAGCAGCCCAATGGCGAGCAGCCCAATGGCGAGCAGCCCGGTGGCGAGCAGCCCGGTGGCGAGCAGCCCAATGGCGAGCAGCCCGGTGGCGAATCCCCCACCGGCACCCGACCGGGGGCACCGGATTCGTTCGAGGCCTGGCAACGACTCGATCCGAAAGCGATTCTCGCCTCGACAGTGCTGGTCATCGCGCCGATGTTTCCGGTGGTGGGGGTGATGGCGCTTTCCCGCGACAGCTCCTTGCGCGCGTTGGGCACGGCGGGTATCTGGCTGACCGTCGTCCTGCTCACCACGCTGGGATCCTGGCTGCACTGGTACTTCACCCGGTTCCGGGTCACGGACGAACGGTTCGAGCTGCGGCAGGGCAACATCTCGCGGAGTTTCAGTTCCGTCCCGCGCGAACGCATTCGCAGTGTCGATCTGACCGCACCCGTGGTGCACCGGATGCTGGGGATCTCGGTGGTCAAGATCGGCACCGGCAGGCAGTCCATAAGCGACAGCGACGTCAAACTGGACGCGCTGCCCACGGCCAGGGCGGAGCAGCTGCGTGAGCTGTTGCTGCGGCCCCGAACCGGCCCGACGAGCGGGAGCGGGAGCGGGAGCGGCGGATCCGGAACCGAGCCCTTCGGACCCGGCCGGTCCGGGACCGTCGAGGGGGAGACCGGCGCGGAACTGGCTCGGATGCGCCCGAGCTGGTACCTCTACAGCACCCTGACCGCTTCACTGCTGCTGGTCACCTGGGCCGCGGTCGGCTCTGCGATGAGCACCCTCAGCGACGTGTTCCGCGCGCTCTGGGCCTCCGACACCGCGACCGATTGGTTCTCCGACAAGGCGATGTCGGTGTGGAGCCACGTCCCCGTGTGGTTGGTGGTCGTCTCGGCCGTGGTGACGGTGCTGCTCGGTGGCCTGCTGGGGGCGCTGGCACTGTCCGTCGAGATGTGGTGGGGATTCCGTCTCACCAGGGAGAGCGACACCACGCTCCGGACGAGGCGGGGACTGCTGACGACCCGCGCCGTCTCGCTGGAACGGCGCAGGCTGCGCGGGGTGGAGCTGGCCGAGCCGCTGCTGCTGCGGTGGGCCGGTGGCAGCAGGCTCACCGCCGTAGCCACCGGGTTGGGACAGGGCGCCACGTCGGGACGATCGGACAACAAGGCGCTGCTTCCCCCCGCGCCGCGCGGGGTCGCCGAGCGAACCGCCGCAGGGGTGCTGGAACGCTCCGATTCGCTCGACGGCGGGAGTCCGCTGTGTGCACACCCGCGTACCGCGCTGCGACGGCGACTGACACGAGCACTGCTTCCCGTGGTCGCGGTCTCGGTCGCGCTCGCGGTGGCCGCGACACGCACCGAGTTGATCCCGTGGTGGAGTTGGTCGGTGCCGCTGTTGGCGGGTTTCCCGGCGGCCGCTTTCGCCTGGGACGCCTACCGCAATCTGGGACACGGTCACAGCGACGAGTACCTCGTCACGCGCTACGGCACCGGAGTCAAGCGCACCGTGCTGCTGCAGCGCGAGGGGATCATCGGGTGGCGCATCAGCCAGTCGCCGGTGCAACGACTTACCGGTCTGCTCACCGTGGGTGCCACCACCGCGGCGGGGGACGGCTGTTACTACGTTCCCGACGCGGGAGCGGAGCAGGGACTGGCATTCGCCGAACGCTGCGTGCCGGGCCTGCTCGAACCCTTTCTGGAAAAGAATTCGGAATCCGCCAGGGAGTCCACGACCCCGCCGAACGATTCCCCCTCCGAGAGCGGGAACGAAACGACCCCCTAATACGAAGATTACTCACCCGTACCGACGGATCGGAAATCACGGAAAGACACGTCATCCGCCGACGCGCGATTCTTCGCGCGAAACGCCGCGGAACCCCACCCGCGCGACACGAACCCCGGGACAAAACCGCGGTTACCGGCGAGCTCGGAACGGACACCGCCACACCGTGCCGCACCGGGCGGGAATCATCCCTCACCGGGACGGGATCAGTTCCGGCAGGACTCACCCTTGAGCATGCTCAGGAACGAGACCCACTGCCGCATGCCCACCGAGAGCTGTCCCGCGGGCGGATTCTTGCTGTCACGCACCCACACGGCGGTGTTCGCGAAACCGACCTCGACACACTGCCCCTGCCCCTGAGTCCGACTGCTGCTGCGCCATGACAAGAGTTCGCTCATCTACAACTCCCCTATTCGTGCCTGAATCACGCGCGACGATTCCTCCGGATCGGCGGCGTGTGCACGTAAATGATCCATCATGGCTTGATAGTTCGACAGTTCGTTCTCTCTTTCGAGGGACCACCCACCAACGTGTGTCTCCACGTACACCACATCGGGATCGGCGTCACCGGCGTAGCGCAGTATCACGAACGGTCCCACCTGGGCGGGATGCGCGTCGGTATCCAGCGGCATGATCTGCAACGTGATGTGCTCTTGCTCTGCCATGCGCAACAGGTGTTCGAGCTGTTCGCGCAGTACTCGTGCCCCACCCGCCCTCCTGCGCAACGCGGCCTCACCGATCACCGCCCAGAACCGGAGCGGTTCGTCGCCGGTGAGTCGTTGCTGTCGCCGCAGCCGCAGCTCGGCCCTCCGCCGGATGTCGTACTCTTCGGCGTCGATGAGGGTCGCCTCGGTTATGGCGTGGGCGTACTCCTCGGTCTGCAGCAGCCCCGGCACGGCATCGGGCTCGTACGTCTCGATCGCCTCGGCCTCGGCCTCCAACCCGATGTAGTTCTCATACCACTCGGGCAGGACGTCGCTGTAGGACTGCCACCAGCCACGCGTGCGGGCGTCCCGTGTCAGTTCGAGCAATCGTTGCCGTGCGGCTCCGTCGACACCATAGAACTCCAGCAACGCGGTGACGTCCCTCGCCGTAGGGGTGCGCTTGGCGGTTTCGAAACGACCTATCTTCGCCTGAGTACAGCCGAGATACCACGCGGCCTGCTGCTGAGTGACTTCACGTGCGGCACGCAGCCTGCGGAGTTCGGCCGCCAACCTGCGACGCCGCACCGTCGGACTCACTGTCATGTCCCCAGTCTGCTCCGTCCGACCTCGCAGCGTCACCACACTGTTGCACGAACGACTCGGCGACGCGGTTCCGAACGGAGGAGTCCGGCAGCATCATCCGGCGGGATGACCGACCGGCCGAACGGGTGACATCCGCTCAGGGTTTCGGGATGTTGCGCAGGTTGCTGCGTGCCAGGCGGACCATCTTTCCGACTCCACCGGCCAGCACCGTCCTGCTCACGGCGAGCGCGAATCCCTTGACCTGGCTGCCCGTGATGTGCGGCGGGATGGACAGCGCGTTGGGGTCGGTGACCACGTCGACCACGGCGGGCCCCGGGTGCGACAGCGCGTCCCGCAGCGCCACCCGGACCTCCTCGGGACGCCGCACTCGCACGGAGTACATCCCGAGCGCGCTGACCAACGCGGCGAAGTCCACCGGATCGTGGTCGGTGCCGAAGTCGGGCATACCGTCCACGAGCATCTCCAGCTTCACCATGCCCAGCGAGGAGTTGTTGAACAGCACCACTTTCACGGGCAGCTGCCGCGTACGCAGGGTCAGCAGTTCTCCGAGCAACATGGACAGCCCGCCGTCACCGGACATGGCGACGACCTGCCGGTCCCCGTCGGCCAGTTGCGCCCCGATCGCGTGCGGCAGCGCGTTGGCCATCGAGCCGTGGATGAACGAACCGAGCATCCTGCGTCGGCCGTTTGGGGTGACGTAGCGGGCGGACCAGACGTTGCACATACCGGTGTCCACTGTGAACACCGCGTCCTCGTCCGCGAGGTCGTCGAGCACGTCGGTGACGTACTCGGGGTGGATGGGAACCCGCTTGTCGACGTCCCTGGTGTAGGCGTCCACCACGCGTTCCAGCGTGTCGGCGTGTTCGCGCAGCATCTGGTCCAGGAAGGACCTGTCGGTCTTGGTGTCGAGGTGCGGCAGCACCGCCCGGATGGTCTCGGCGACGTCGCCCTGGACGGCGACGTCCAGCACGGTGCGGCGGGCGAGGTGCGCGGGTTCGATGTCGACCTGCACGGTGTTGGCCTGCGGCAGGAAGTCGTCGTAGGGGAAGTCGGTTCCGAGCAGCACCACGAGGTCGGCACGGTGCATGGCCTCGTGGCAGGCCCCGTAACCGAGCAGCCCGCTCATCCCGACGTCGTACGGGTTGTCGTACTGGATCCACTCCTTGCCGCGCAGCGCGTGCCCCACCGGTGATTTGACCGTCTCGGCCAGTCGCATCACCTCGTCGTGCGCGTGGCGTGTTCCTGCACCGCAGAAGAGCATGACCCGCTCCGCCGAGTTGAGCGCACGGGCCAGCTCGCGTAGCTGGGACTCGGGCGGGACCACGGTCGGCGGTTGGCAGTGCACGGTTCCCTGGCGGACCGGGTTGACCGCCGTGCGCTGCGCCACGTCACCGGGCAGCACCAGCACCGAGACACCCCGGCTGCCCGCCGCCGTCTGCAACGCGCTGCGCAGCAGCCTGGGCATCTGCTCCGGCTGGGAGAGCACCTCGCAGAGATGGCTGCACTCGTTGAACATCCGTTCCGGGTGGGTTTCCTGGAAGAAACCGGTGCCGATCTGGGCCGAGGGGATCTGCGAGGCGAGAGCCAGCACGGGGGCGCCGCTGCGATGCGCGTCGAACAGCCCGTTGATCAGGTGCAGGTTGCCGGGACCGCAGCTGCCCGCGCAGGCCGCCAATCCGCCGGTGAGCTGCGCTTCGGCAGCCGCGGCGAACGCGGCGCTCTCCTCGTGGCGCACGTGGACCCACTCGATGCCGTCGGTGCGTCGCACCGCGTCGACGATCGGGTTGAGGCTGTCTCCCACGATGCCGTAGATCCGTCGGACACCGGCCTCGACGAGCACCTCGACGAACTGATCGGCCACTGTCGGCATGGCTGCTCCAACGAGACCTACGGGGATAACAGCGCCCGACGGGTGTCCCACGACCGGCGGCACCGCGGTACGGGCTCCACTCAGCGAGCCTCACCGTCCGGTTGGCCGGACGCAACTCGAGAGCACCGGCACCCGGGCTCCCACACCGCGCACTCACCCATTCGAGGGACACAAGTAACGGTGTCCACCTCTCGTGCGATCTCATCGGCGACCCAGCAAGATGATCACGGGAAAGGAAAGTGGTGAACGTCCGCGGTTACACCCTGTCCGCTATCGCGGTGACCGCTTCGGCGGTCGCCGGACTCTGGTTCGGCGCCATCATGGCCAACGCCGATGTGTTCCGTTCCGAACAACCGACGGCGGAATCGACGTCGCCGGCGGTCTCCTCCACAACGACACCGCGTCCGTAGCCGGACGGCATCGGCTAGCGTCGGGGCATGACAGCGAAACTCTCGACGGGCGATGCCGCCCCCGACTTCACCCTG
This portion of the Actinopolyspora lacussalsi genome encodes:
- a CDS encoding nicotine blue oxidoreductase (product_source=KO:K19190; cath_funfam=3.90.550.10; cog=COG2068; ko=KO:K19190; pfam=PF12804; superfamily=53448), which codes for MAGVVLAAGEGRRFGMPKALVRHHGSLLVERAVSVLRAAGCEPVLVVLGAAAERITETAELAGSVPVTNPDWRGGMGSSLRTGLATLRDSEHYSDVTSALILPVDMPGITEFAARRVSEYAAPDALAAASYRGERGHPVLLGRLHWDGVRDAARGDRGARDYLRSHEVALVACEDVAEAFDIDRPEDLNGG
- a CDS encoding hypothetical protein (product_source=Hypo-rule applied; superfamily=53790); protein product: MAQGHITANYLPDGDDWVVHVSSDWESRSARAPGLIAARVQADQLIEQLAPNSAGRVVIHLLDGDGFAFSIAYLQARHGLSDEATRAAAQQAAAAAAQQHPGGYPG
- a CDS encoding AcrR family transcriptional regulator (product_source=COG1309; cath_funfam=1.10.10.60; cog=COG1309; pfam=PF00440,PF16859; superfamily=46689,48498) yields the protein MNTPIDHDWEAEHPVGGSRAQDAGATPARGRPRDATRDAALRDAALEVLAEVGYRALTMDAVAAQARAGKATIYRRWESKLELVIDTCTQLARRNIPQPDNGSMENDLREFLSAFAEFLSGPVGKGAQALVGELPHEPELAAAFRDSFLLPQRDVLRSIIDRGVERGETSEHAPVDTVVELAGAALIHRLMLTGEPLDQPFVERLLREALLPLLRRSP
- a CDS encoding hypothetical protein (product_source=Hypo-rule applied; pfam=PF12277); translation: MARDPDAIQRDIEKAREALAASLDELETKANPTRAVEVGKATVREKLEDPRIRYALIGAGALTAVLVLRKLLR
- a CDS encoding iron complex transport system permease protein (product_source=KO:K02015; cath_funfam=1.10.3470.10; cog=COG0609; ko=KO:K02015; pfam=PF01032; superfamily=81345; transmembrane_helix_parts=Inside_1_44,TMhelix_45_67,Outside_68_106,TMhelix_107_129,Inside_130_135,TMhelix_136_158,Outside_159_161,TMhelix_162_184,Inside_185_195,TMhelix_196_218,Outside_219_237,TMhelix_238_260,Inside_261_287,TMhelix_288_310,Outside_311_354,TMhelix_355_374,Inside_375_384), with the protein product MNDTSTVERAASDSTTRPNDSADDNFPEDGSERTKSENRPGRARLPLLCTLFGAALLVSVICGVALGPTGIPFGKTVELLYQALRGGVVPAEDSGLYYIIWDVRLPRVLLAAVVGAGLSTVGVATQAMVRNALADPFVLGISSGASVGASAVALYGILGALGLYALSTAAFLGALGATALVYLIARTADGLTPLRLILTGTAMSYGFSAVTTLLIFQSPNGNAAKSVMFWLLGSLGGVTWRSLPVAAVVVCCGIGYLLLSGNRLNALAMGDETATTLGVDPAKFRRELFVLAAAVTGVLVAVSGAVGFVGLMLPHLVRLLVGADHRRVLPLAPLAGAVFLVWTDVLARTVAAPEQLPLGVITAAIGVPCFLLLLRRRGATLGGR
- a CDS encoding iron complex transport system ATP-binding protein (product_source=KO:K02013; cath_funfam=3.40.50.300; cog=COG1120; ko=KO:K02013; pfam=PF00005; smart=SM00382; superfamily=52540) encodes the protein MDLELREVAVSAAGKRIVEDVNLRVPSGGLVGLVGPNGSGKSSTLRCVYRTMRPDRGSIRLGGRNLVAMSLRESARLTAALPQESRSEFDFTVTEVVEMGRTPHRESTLEPNGYGPIEALRAVDCLHLAERGVLSLSGGEKQRVLIARALVQRPELLVLDEPTNHLDIRHQLEVLSLVRRLGITTLTALHDLNLAAAWCDHVHVLQRGRVVAGGPPGEVLTPETVGAVFGVRVHVVEHPETRVPQLLFAPAETTDA
- a CDS encoding iron complex transport system substrate-binding protein (product_source=KO:K02016; cath_funfam=3.40.50.1980; cleavage_site_network=SignalP-noTM; cog=COG0614; ko=KO:K02016; pfam=PF01497; superfamily=53807), with product MGKYRTSTVRGTALLFTSALLLGGCGAEVASESSGDVPERFPVTLTNCEREHTYETPPEKVVTNDIAITEIMFALGLEDRMAGYFLSDGQRRGAASSPWKQQFERVPHLSEEMGMEQIREADADMVFAGWNYGFGESERLTPKRLRSEGIESYVLSESCRAGETDKRGIMPPLEALYTDLRDLGELFGVTERAERLVSEYKSTIERANPDTAEGERPTVFLYDSGQSEPFTSGNGGAADQIINKAGGRNVFADLDDSWVSVSWETVLRADPDVILINDYGNKSVRDKTDFLRAHPALSQLEAVRQERFIDLPYAALVEGPRNPSAVRELAAFLESVPTSNG
- a CDS encoding membrane protein YdbS with pleckstrin-like domain (product_source=COG3402; cog=COG3402; ko=KO:K09167; pfam=PF03703; superfamily=81340; transmembrane_helix_parts=Inside_1_23,TMhelix_24_46,Outside_47_55,TMhelix_56_78,Inside_79_170), with amino-acid sequence MIDVGGTEGGVRLRPPRHRVARRAVLWWSCQAVSRVAVLLLALGGAAWWLPAVREWLVLALIVCGVLGIGYVAVMPWWRYRVHRWETTDSAVYTAAGWVSREWRVAPMSRIQTVDTARGPLQRALGLSSVTVTTASAAGPLSIDGLERDVAAELAERLTRTTQATPGDAT